One Chaetodon auriga isolate fChaAug3 chromosome 11, fChaAug3.hap1, whole genome shotgun sequence genomic window, AgttgctccataactgctggTTGTGCACATTTGCTAAAAAGATGTCAGATGTAGTCTatagcttgtttctgctgcccccaagtggccaaaatcagttattgcaggtaACATATTGTGCCGTAGTCGAACAttttaagtttatttatttgttctgcTGTGAAGCATCGTAACTGGTGTGTCAACAGTCAATTAACACTTTAGAGTATTTTAATTTATGTCATTATTGTATCCAGtataattatttattaatgaagaatttatttatttctaaataCTTTGCCTTCATTCTCAGTGACAACTGAGCAAAGCCGTGAAAGAAATCTACCAAGTGAGCTGAAACATTCAGTCAATTAATCAGTTAGTCAATTAGTCAAAGGAAATAGGCAACTATTTGGGTAACTgatgaatcatttcagtcatttctttccaacaaaaaacagacttcaaTGCTTCCAGCTTGCCAGTTGTGAATATTTTGTGGTCTTCTTAGTCCTCTATGATAGTAAACTTCGGGATGAACATGGATTTTCAGCATATTTATAAAGTTTTAAACAGTGTATAAACAGTTAATAACGGCTTGATAGCACGCTAAGGATTTCATGTGTATATTCATATCGGAAAACATGATTATAGCATTATGTGTTGTTGTCAATCATTGATTAACTCTTTAAAACCAGGTATGGATGCCTCATGGCAGAAGTTATAACTATTGACCATTTTTtaattgttaatgttttgttaAGTGTTTCTAACTTCATGACCTTCAGCTGCCCTCATTGTACTAAAACGTGTCGCCACTAGAGGGTGCTACAGACACGTGCTGCAGCAGAACTTCAAAAACTTCATGAGTAAAAGTCATAAAGACAAATCTAGTGTCATGATGATGACAGGTTATGTGTTTCTAATCAGGAAAAACGTGCAAAGTCACAGTATTAACTGGGACATCAAATAACAGAATAACTAAGAAtatcagacaggaaacagtttAGTTGGACATTCAAAAAggttttcctttatttttttttttccttattttgcCTGTTCTTTGTGTTACACTCTGTATAGTGAAGTCAGGCCTAAATCCACAAACCATCATAGTCACAACTGCAACTATTGCATAAATACAAAGCAACATACAGGTGATGCTCAAAAACGTGTATGACTTGAATGAAACACGAAAGAGGTTACAGTACGCAATggcaaggaaaaacaaaatgcaaacattcacagcaaaaaaaaaaaagtaacgATAactcgtgttttttttttttaatctttttttttctgtcagctttGGTTTTATATGTTGCAGTCTCTCACAACGACCTTAATCAAAAACTTAAGATGGTTTCACATAATGACAACAAACAGGCGTTACAGAGGTGGACTGACGTGTACCATGAGGGTGACCGTGACAACAAAGGCTATGAGGGAAAGGGGACAAAGAGGAAGTAGGAAACAACGATGAGACAAGCATGACTTCTGGGTTATGTCGACATTGAATGTGTCTCACTCCCACACCCGCCGTCCCTGCCccaaccccccaaaaaagcaCCAGATTTTAGGCATCCAGATGAGGTACTAAATCGCACACAACGACGTTAAGTAAACTTTTCACCGGTGGTCATGATTGGTTCTTTCCTCACAgcaacagtgtttctgtgcaacGTGTCTTCATCAAGACTGAGAGAATAAttaacaaaaccacaaaaaaggagaaaaaatatacagaaaGCTCTTATTAGCTCAAATATGTTTCCAAACAATAAATATGTAGAGTAAGTTCAGAGACgaaaaaccacacacacgcgcgcacatgcacgcgcacatgcacgcgcacacgcacacgcacacacacacacacacacacacacacaacttcagtTCAATCAGTCTGAAAAAGGTAAACCAAAGATCcaacatgaatgtttgtgtgctAATGAGTGTAGATTCGACTTGAAAAGGGAAAAATCTCCCTTTTCAAGAGCTTCATATATGACCTTAATTCAAGCAATgatactgtatttatatagaaatgttttaataaatgTGCAGTGCTTATTAATAAGGATTAAAGTCATTTATTATTACACAATCTCTGGTTGTCTAAAGATAACAATATTTATTGGCTTTGTCCCTGCCCATTCAAAAGCAAAATGCCAAAGAAGCCAACTCTTATACAACtggaaaaaacatcaaaaagatCAATTTGGAAGTGTGCTTTTGTCAGTGCCCACACTGAATGGATATAAAGTGTTGATTTGAGTCAATGCTGGTATATTTCCttatactcttttttttttttttaaacaaccaCATGCATTTACATCTACGGAtaaagtttccttttttcctttacatttgaaaaccaaaacaaatcaaacgGTCATTTGCATTCGtaaaccttttctctctccccgaATCTCCCAGTGTCACGTTTGTCCGAGTAAAGTGTTGAATGTGTTGTAAGTGTACATCCGAGTGCCTGCGTGTGCTAGAAGAGCAGCAGTGTCTTCTGTCAGAGGTGGAAGGTGGTTCCCGCTCCTCTCCTGAAGGCTTTCACAGTTTGTCCGTGtcaggaaaggaaaacaaaaatgaagaaaaactgtaagagaggggagggggagaccCTCCGCCCTCCCCCCGCTTCAGTTTTGTCACTCATcatcgtcgtcctcctcctcctcgccgtcAGACAAAGAGGGGCAGGGGCGGATCTGCCGGTAGCCGTCCAGCCACTTCTCCACCATCTGGGTGACGAGCGGGTGGTTGCGGCGGCGGGAGCTTTTCTGAAGAGCCACCAGGACGCCGCCCTCCGTCACGCAGCAGTCCAACCACTCCCGCAGCAGCTTCTCCTGTTGCTCTTCATTACCCATCTGTAGGACAGGGAGAAACAAATATGGCCATGAGAGGGAGCTGTTCAGGACGCCCCTGTGTCTCAGAGCcgacacagagaggacaaaccTCAAACACAGCAAGTAAACAGGTTTCAAGCACATAACAAGAAACATCCATCACAAGGTCGATTTCCTTACCTCCTGCGCTGAGAGGAAGTGAATGTGGAGCAGCTTCCTCTCGCTGTCGACCAGCGGCAGGAACGTGACCGTCACGTCATCGTCTGTGTTGAGGTTGGCGCCCGCGCCGCGATTGTCGAAGCCGTCGTTCTCCATGGCCACCAGCGCTGAGAAGTGGCCCCGCGTGTAGCCCAGAGCGATGGGGCTCTTCCAGCAGAAACTCTGCTCCCACAAAAGGGGCAAGTACACACCTAAAGGGAGACGATAACGTCAGTTTACAGCCAAAGAAATTTCAAAATTCAATGTGTGTCCACGTCCTGAATCTGAACTACCTCATCTTGGTTCATCCCTATCAAAGCGGCAGAACTAATAGAAGCTTAATTACTGTTAATTACCATttagaaaacattgtttttgcatttgttctGACCAGATTCAGCGTTCTCTCCTTGGTCTTCAGAGGTTTTGGTGCTTTTACAGTTAAGTGTAATAGAACAAACTGtcaaaaagagcaaaaaacaaCCTCAGCTTTGCTCATAATGCAACGAAGCACATTACTCATTTTGAGGACAGCATAATTAACAGCTGGAGGGTTTTTGGTCTTTGTTCAAGAAAGAAAGGTGTCAATGTTCCTGGTTTTGGGGAACAAACGTAAAATAGTTACTTATACTTCATCtaagtatttttgtttttcagcatcaAGTGAATCAAGGgctgacactgacaggaaaaataaatgtcttaaaaataaaaattcatttGAAGGAAACGTAAGAGAGTAAGAAATGTCCAGAGATGGAACACGTTTTCATATCCTTAACGTGAAAGAAGGAAAGTATTACTTGCAAAACGTGTTTACAGTATTACTGTGCAGCAAAATGGCCCCTGACAGTTACGTTACAGGATTGTGTACATGTACAAGCATTTTGTAGCTGATCTAGAAGGAGCtgattttaactattttatacAACGTTGTAAAGTTTAGTCAGTATGAATTCATCACACTGTTCATGTGTGTAACTAGAACAGAGAAGTGATTCtcaaaaaaagcacaaagtgtacttcagtacagtaaATGTGCTGAGTTATGTTCCACCCCTGGACATTTCCCAGCACACTGTCAGACTTCACTACACAATGAGACACTGGTGGtcacacagaaacaatgcagaaaaCCAAGCAGACAATATTCGTGTCTCATGTTCCAGAACACACAAAGCGGCGCTCACACCTCATGAATACCTCTGTAACTGAcaccagctcctctcctctcccagtAACCGCTGTGTTTTTACTGGGTTCACTTGGTCACCGCTTTAAACTGAGCTCCCCTCCCTTCCCTATAAGCGCCCATATGCACGCCTCCccctgtgtgttttacatttgcTCCTGGCGACGCTAAATCACGGATCCATCAGGCAGACTTTACCACAAGCGTTCGGCCATTACAGAGCACTTTCATCATCGCCTGTGCAGCATCACTCAGCAGGCAAACTGAAGCCAGGCGGTTTTTACTGCTGGCCATAAACGTAGACCCCGCTCTCCACACTCGCAGGATTGTTTGACTCTGGGTTCTGATGGTTTACATATGTTcagatgcatctgtgtgtgtgtgtgtgtcaaacactTCCCAGCATCACAGCACACTTCTAAATGTGCTCCTATGACAGGCGGGggtgtttttgttatgttgtttATGTTATTTTGAGTCACACCGTACTAAAATACCCCTTAAATGAAAGACACCAGACTGATACATGTTGTAAATAGCAATTACTGACAGAGCAGAGGGGCAGTTATGTCAGCTATGTCAGCTATGCAGACTACATGTAGGCTGGAGCTATTTCACAAAGGAAGTCTAGTCCTTGCGCGCCCACTGGAATGGAGCTGCACTCTACATTTTAGGATATTTGGCCAAAACGTGCGAACGTCAACCAACTGCTCACCTTGAAAACGGGTGTACCCGAGTGTTTCGCCACGGAAACTTTTGTAGTACTTCACTCCATAGACGATAATGGGCCTACGAAGTATGTGTGCAAGGACAAAAATGTGGGTCTGCTCCAAGCTGGATCCTGgctgtaaaagaaaaacaacagacgAAGGGAAAGAGCAGTCAGGAAGGCGAGGCCAGTGAAACTACAAAGCCGGGATTCTTGAATACTGTACATTCCCCCTGCAGAGTTACCCCAGCGTACTCCAAGtgctaaaacataaaacacagaattacGCCGCTTTCACACCCACATCTAATAACAACCCGCCCAAATACTTTGTCTATGAGGTCACGCAGAGCAGTGAGAAGTGCTGATGACAGACGGGATGCACTTTCAGGGGGCATTACAGATTAAGTAAACTGCTGTAAGAGCAGTAAAGCGCCTTGCATAATTCATACATCATTAGCGTGTCACATTCTAAGCACATCGAGGGCCCGCCCTCCATGTTAATGTGTGcgattgcttttttttgtggCATGTACCTGACTagccagagagaggatgaaagcCCAGTCTTCCTGCCACTGCTCCTCTCGGAGTGAGAAGTGCAGGCCGAAGCTCTGCGAGTACCACGACTCCCACTCCTTCCAGCGTGTGTAAAACCTGcggatcacacacacacacacacacacacacacacacacacacacacacacacacacacacacacacacacacacagtatgacatTCTTTGACCCCTCTGTGCATTCCTCCATCTCTGTTGTGGTTTAGGTTGGATGGTAATTATGCATTATGTCTAAATAGTAATTTTCTCACTGAAAAACCCACAGTTTCTTAGAAATAGACATGAGTCACACTGGGCTGTTGTGTTCATGCGCAGTCTCACGGCTTAAATTGTTTCAGCAATCCCAACTTTACACTTGAGTCAGACTTTATTAATCTCCTGTAAAATGCGTCTTTTCAAACTGGTTTACAGCCCTGAGCCTCTCATTTCCAGATCAAAGTCTCTGTATGAGCTGACAATCCCAACTTTGGATTCTGAATATATATTCCAGCCTCTAAACCAGTGATTGTCAACTTGCAGCCCATaataatgaattcagaaaatgcctGCATCCAACAGTACTCAATACTGGAAGAAGCAGTCCATCCTGAGAGTGACTGTCGGGTAGCTTGCCAGCCACTGGCTAAGTTCACTCATTCTACATAATTAGATTAGtctccaactccatcctcttTGCTCTGTGGACCCACCAACAAACAGCTTGGCTCCCAGGCCGCCCATTCCCTGGAGCCGACAGCAGTGGACCAGCCAGACTACAGAAAAGCCAGTCTCAAAGTGAATATTTTTGGTTGCCTCCTGtgatcctgaagaggagttttatttgtcaaaatCATCtttcattggtagttgaactgtgggttttgcaCTGAGTACTGACTGCCTGCTGGGTGGAGGTCTGAGAGTATTTGCTAGTTAAGTAACTAGTTGTCATTATAGAGTTACAtgtttttaggagtctgttcacactgataaaggctaataaaaataatttgtaagaaagtgaaaaataataataggcCTGAATAAATGTAGATTTCTGGCCCCCCAGTGTCTCCTCAGAAAAATTCTGGCACTTGATGACCCCTGCTCTAAACCACGTGTCCCTATTTCCAACAGTCATGTGATgctaaaggaaaacaaaatgcagcttGAGGCTGATGAATGTCaaaattcagctgtttctgtgtcctTGAGCAAACTTAACCTGCTCACTTTTTGTAAGCATTTTTGTGCAAAAATTGACTAAGTGCTTTAAGTTTAAGGATAAATGGACACATGAATGTTTTTCAATTGGAACCTAATATTGCGATGGTCAATAATTAAACGTTACATTAAACGTTTATGAAAAGCTTATTCAGCCTGTTAACCAAATGTATATGTGGTGCATGTAATTCGGCCTGCTGAAACAGTTTGAATATGTCTAAGACTACATGCAAATGAGCATGCTACGCTGCTCACAGGCTGTGTTTTAAAGAACTATCACACGCTGTAATCTGTACTCCCAGTCCCCAGTCTGCAGTCCTTACCAGTGAGAACAGTCGTGTAGGCTGTCGTGGAGGGTCTTGCGGAGCACCGAGTCCTTGTCGTAGATGCCCCACGTGGCCTGCAGCACGGAGTCGAGGAGACAGTCCCCGGCCGTGCGGTTCCACAGGGCGTACAGTCGACTGTCCAGCCTCGTGCCGAGCTCCAGGGACCAGTTGATGATCGGAGACTCCTCTTCGAGTTCTGAACAAGAGGGGAGGAACAAAAAGTTGACTGCTGTATCTCTCTGCAAAAGCATGCAGTGGTGCAGTGAACACACTGTGCTAAGAAATGCAACAGTGTGGGGGGTTGAGAGTTGTTTACAGGCCGCGGTGTTGCGAGACAGGTGATGGCATTTGAAAAGACTGCTTGGGAGAACGTTAATGACCATTCACACCTGTCAGAAAAGATTTAACATACTGACGTCTACAGAGAGGTCTGCATGTACACAAAACCGAATGACAGGCAGAAGTCAGGTTACAGCAGGAAACCAGACAAAATATACAGAATACAGACACGTCTTGCGCTAATTTTTATGGCAGAAACATGTTGCAAAGTGCAAGAAAAATCATTAAGTTTACTTAGAAAAATGTCacttaaaatgctgctttgccTTGTGAAGCTCAGTCTCTTTTAGCTGAACTGATGCTTGCAGCGGAACAGACTGAACACTGTCTAATTTTGTCTTCTGTGACTACGTAACTGGCCAATCACGACCCAGCATGAAACAAGAAAGCATGTTGTTCATAAAATTCAAGTGGACGTCTGTGACGGCTGAATGCTTTGAAGTCGACTGACTGTTGAGTTTAACTGAGTGTACATCATCGGTTATCAGATTTCTACCCTTCCCTCTATCATATTTCAATGTATTTACATTCATACGTAAACAGAAACCTTTCAATGATATGATGAAACGACTATAATAGACTTAATGGAGGGTTGGAGCATGTGGACTGGCAATGCAGTGAGACAAATGGCTCTGCAGTGGGAGAGCACACAGTCTTGTATTATTCTGACCACATGTTTAAAATTTACAAATGACTTTTGATCAGTGGAAACGGATTTCGTTAGTGTTAGTATTTAGTATTTaattccattattattattattattatcaatatgGTATTTAATACAAGATCAATAtggtttttattttgcagaaatCAAAGTACTGAATTATTGTGAATACAACTGCACACAATGCAAAGCAATGATCTTTCCTTTCATTACACTACATTTCTACCATGATACACTCCATGTCCTGTTTTTTGGattacaaatgcacacacaatgcACTCTTAACAAATTTGATGAATGGCCAAGTAATCAGGTTTTAAGCAGTCTTAAACTGAGCCTGTCCTAATCCCTTCACCtgaaaaagcagacaaagttTTCGGTTCCAAAACTTGTTATTTAAGTACAAGCAAACACACCCAGAAAGGACTCTGAAGGTGACATAAGggtttctgcctctctgtgaaCCTACACTACAGTGCTTAACATTTGACACACAAATAAGCAGGAcgccaaagaaagaaagtgttTGCAGAAGAGCGATGGCTttcaaatgtgtatttatatttctgtgtgcgtgtgtgggctGAGAGGAAGTACAATCATTCAATGGGGATCAGAGAAATCCCTAAAACTCAATTAGGCTGATTAGGAGAGATGCAACTGGTATACACGATAAAGACAGAGTGCCTGGCAGAGAGACAAGCAAGCGGGCAAAACACTGAGTTGGCAAGAGGGAAAATACAAGTAATATAACACTGCCAGTATTCGGCAGCCTTCCCGTTATAGTATACAGTTTGTGAGGGGCTCCCTCTGTTTGCCAAGCCACCAGACCATCGTTCTCATCTTGGATCTGgctttgctctccctctctcaaagCAACTCCATCTATATGTAAGCACAGCATGTGACAGGCGTTCCTGGAACACAAAGTCATGAAGCTGACAGGGTAAATATTTCACCTTTTTGGACGTCTCGGTCCAGAACCTCATCAAACAGTTTTTCCTGAACTGCGGGAGGCAAATCCTCAATgtctgaaagaagaaaacaaaaagaagaaaactgaatgtcagaaattaaaaaaggacTTCTTAGAGGAGACACAGGTGaagttttattcacattttattccATGAATGTATTAATCTCAACTTAAACTGGCTGAATGCTTATACTGACTATAACCAAAAAGGACAGCTAGAAAATCTTTCACTCGTGGCTCATTTCAACTCAAGCCATCATGTTTTGTTCTTTCCACAACAGCTACTGGCTTTCACTGCATGCTCGGAGCTCTTGTCAACACAGTGGCTTATTCTTTagctaaaataaatgaatgcattgaCTTTGTGGAACTGAACAGAATGGCTTTCTATAGTGGCCAGGAGCCAAGTTCTGCATTGTCCTGAAAACAGTGCATAACAAAAATCCTTAGCTTAGCTACCAGCAACAAACTGAACCATAATAGCCATTTCACACAATGAAATTCAACACAATTAGCATTGAATGCATGCAGTTTTACAGAGACATGGgcaaaaaaatgctaaatatagCTTTGTTATGTACAAGAGACATCCATCGTTGGCGGGCTGGTACACTCAGTATGCAAGAACAATACTCAAACAGTGAGCCAGAGGTAGCCTCCGTCTTCTGGCAGTTGGAGACAGACAACCGTAGCATTATGTCCCTCCAGCATCCAAACAACAAGCAATTTCATATGCcacaagtaaacaaaacaagcattcTATCACACGCTTGGAAAGCCAGAGGGGATGGCTGGACTGGGTTTCTTCAGCTACAGAGTTTTAAGTTCCCTTTatacaaaacacagacagtgcaCTTTGATAGCTACTGGAATTCATGTTATAATATGAATTTcatgaattttgtttttgccGCTTACGTCCACCATAGAGCCTATGTTTTTggtcatatttgtttgtttattgatGAAGTGCTAACCTGCTGGCAGGGTGAAGGTCACCAAGTCAGTGAGGAAATAGCAGGTGAAGTCTCCCTTGCGCTGGTGAAGAGAGGCCGCCACCTCACGACGGATCTGCTCCGTCAGCTCAGGACACACCATGGCTGGAATACACTTGGCTGCCTGTTGGGACACCtgcggagaggagaggataaaGGGAAGGAAGCAAAATCTAAATATACAGAGAGACAGTCTATGAGACTGAGAATAAAAAAATCCCTTTCAACTATGACTGCTTTCTGGTGgaaaagttttgtttgttttgtctcaggCTGGTGATGACTGCTGAATATGAATTTTGCACATATACAGCAAGAACAACACCACTTTTTTCCAGTATAGTTGGAGTCTGAATACAAAAGCCAttactttctgtgtgtttacattggCGTCTCTGTGATCTGAGCTAATTTTACTTTCACTAATCTAATCTGCAGTAAATTGCCTTGAGGACAAGTGGAGAAAcataaatgtttttgtgttcgTTCGAGCCGTTGTCAGCTTTGAAGCCTTTTTGAGGCATGATCCAGCGGTTACTCGCTGACCCCCTCTGAAAGGAAACTGGGACAGCGACAGAGTGTGGGAGGAGAGGTGTGTGTACAGATAATCTGGGATCACAGTGCTGATGGCAAGCGAGCTGAAATCAACCCTAGCACATGCAcgctgcagacacaaacatagaCACAAGGGAAACAACACACCGGATATAAAAATGAGTAACAATATAAAATAATTACTAATACAGGAATGGTTATCACATTGGAGACCAGGAGGTGAAATTATTATATGCTCTGTGGCTTGTTTTAAATCTGACCTCCtgtgagcagacagagagagacagggaggagtgTGAGGCTGTCAGGCCCTTTCCTCTCTACAAACCCTTTGCTCTTGTGATTCCTCCTGGCTGCTCTCATTGGATGTTGAGATTAAGAGACTTAGAGCAAAAGCTGCATCATCTCTGTGACAGTAATTTCCACCAGAGACCCCTCCAGTTTCGTATCCTTAAATAAAAATTACTATGATTTAAGTCTGCTGCTCGGAGATCAGGTCAGCCAGTTTTACGCTTTTCCCTCTCAAACGAAAATGGGTTATGCTTTGTCTGAAGCTCGCTGCATGTTGAGCCTCATCTAATTTATGTCCTCCAGTAGAGCTTATAATTATCATGCATTATCTTTCAAATTTTGTTCATCCTCATATTTAATACAGGTggtgtgggagcatgagagacaAATCTGAATGATGTAACATGGCTAATGACTGGGGAAAGGCTTAAAATTTGCATTTGCTGCACAAAATGATTCAAACTGATCTGTGATCTCCCATGATCTCATATGTTTGAAGTGGCAAAGTCTagtgtgtggtcacagtgtAAACGGAATTAGATATACCTCCATCAGCCGATACCTGGGACAGATGATTCCTGAAAGAGCAACCATCTGTTGGTTGTCTGCACTGACCTCTGTTAGTAACACAGCCAGCATGTCCTGTCTCTGGAAGCGGATGGCGAGGTGAACCAGCGTGAAACCGTCATCAAACGCTGAAGGCCGATTTAATAAGCGCACCTCGTCTGATGTTAGCTGCCGTGCAATGTCACCTCCCGATGACTTGTAGGCCTCCACGGCTGCCAGGTCGCCTTCCACAACACCTttcagacaaagagggagaaggaaaaaGGTCACATTAATAAATAACACTAATAAATCGTACGTGTAGACACAGTTTTAAAGTGAAGACTTTAAACAGGTGACATTtatcacagcagaggaaattaAGCAGTGTATATTTTgcacaaaaagaacattttgaatTTAATCAGAAGTCACCAAGGTCTGATTTTTTTGAACACATTACTTTTAATGGAGACAAACAgagttaaaaaatatatatatatgattttaaatgaaaagatcTGAAAAGTAAAACAGGAGTTTATTAGTTCACTTTTTGTTGGCATTATGCAGCTTAAATGACAAATCAGATCATGTGAACATGTTGATTGCCGTGGTTAAAAGAAATCACATCATGACTGTGCATAATACATCCAAAAAGAACTTATCTCCAGAGCAACCTTGTGGAGAGTACATTCTGTGCCCAACCAAGGAGTGTAAAACACTAGACAACCAGACATCCGAATGGGTTTCATCTCTGTCACAGCTTTAACAGCTCTGAGACTTCGCTGACTTTGAAGTCAAGGGGAAAAGACAATAGGGGGCCACTGTAATCTGTCAgttattttttcccccttcttaATCCTCAGTCTTAGATCTTAGCATGAGGCTTGTGGGGTTGTTTGATCGGACAGATGCAGGTCTttgcttgtcttttcttttttggcacAAAGTGCAAATATTACTATCTGACAGAAATCATGTCAACCACCAGCACACAAACTAAATTACTGGCCTGTTCACCAACTGAACCACAAAACATAGCACAGTCCAGTCTTTTGCTTTGAAGTTCTTGTACTAAGTAAGTTACCATTATAGTGACCCATCAGTAAAACCTTCCCTTTGTACACACACTGACTACCTGGATGTTCACcacttgtttttgttcatgtccTCAGACACATCTGATACTCAGGCCTAAACCATATTTAGtctattctgtgtttttaacctTGTCAAGAGTGAAATAGGGATATTTGGTGTGCATGTAGTATTTGCACAATGGTGAACATGTCCTGAGAGACTAGAGGATGGGGATATTTTTGGTCCAACTCCTAAACAAAAGCAATAGCACAAACTGATAAAAGTCAGCTAAGAATGAAATGTGGATGGCTGTGTGATCAGCTTGACACAAGAAAAGTTTTCTGTTCTAGGCAAGCCTCTGTTACTACGATCAAAGCAGCAGCACGGTGAGGTAAAGTTATTTGCTGTTGAAAGAGAATAAACTATTTAGACAAGTGTATTATTATGACAGAATACAATAAAATCAAACCTCAAAGAGTAAAGTAATTCCAATGTTACACAGCTGCACAAAATGTCTCTTTCCATTTCTAGCATACACAGTAAATGCCCATGTAGTATTCTCTCGTACGTTTGACAGCATTAAACACGTTGAGCTTTTGTTCTCACGTCAAAGGACCACACACAATGCCCAGCTGCATaatctgtgtgtgagggagagcgagagagacatgGAGTGGGTGGAAGGACTCGCTGTGCCATGTGGAGCTGGCTAACACtgtgagagatgaggagagaaactacacaaaagcagcacagtgtgatAGAGAGGGATCGCAACCACTTTCCACAAAACACTCCATTAGTGTGGGCGTGCCTGTAGCCCTGCAGTCAGTACTGTACCCACAGATCCTTTAGAGAACACAAAAGGTGCAAAAACGCAAAGAGGCGTACACGACAGACTGATGAGACAGAATGGATGAGGCTAAGTGATGCTGGTCTTTTTCCTCCACACAGTGcatgttcttttctttcaatAATGTGGATAATGGTCATCTCTATCAAAGGAAAATGAACAACAGCCCTCAGACGAACATTGGTACTTTACAGTCTATTTGTAATTGGTATGTTTGGGAAGTACAACATAATTGGAgttttctttgctgttccatATGTATATTCTGGCAGGAGTAACACTAAGCATGTGCACCAATTAGGATTTA contains:
- the zranb1b gene encoding ubiquitin thioesterase zranb1-B, coding for MTELVAKWACEYCTYENWPSAIKCTMCRAQRPTRGAIITEEPFKSSPSLDASLHQWDPAGLSNSPSQGGSSLLICPDSSARPRVRIVDVPETSSKWSCHMCTYLNWPRAIRCTQCLCQRQQAQQQQHGQHATHQGHHTLQPHSPTESPQTSGSGCRPAAPATTTDPCEEYNDRNRLNTHAQHWTCTACTYENWAKALKCVVCDHPRPNSLLAEPIELASEPESQQPSSKLNEQDRDNRRGVVGHVVGQGVGSVVGVLGGCSSSQRRSPPPSKRESEVNMDFQRIELASGAGIGSKEELEVDFKKLKQIKNRMRRTDWLFLNACVGVVEGDLAAVEAYKSSGGDIARQLTSDEVRLLNRPSAFDDGFTLVHLAIRFQRQDMLAVLLTEVSQQAAKCIPAMVCPELTEQIRREVAASLHQRKGDFTCYFLTDLVTFTLPADIEDLPPAVQEKLFDEVLDRDVQKELEEESPIINWSLELGTRLDSRLYALWNRTAGDCLLDSVLQATWGIYDKDSVLRKTLHDSLHDCSHWFYTRWKEWESWYSQSFGLHFSLREEQWQEDWAFILSLASQPGSSLEQTHIFVLAHILRRPIIVYGVKYYKSFRGETLGYTRFQGVYLPLLWEQSFCWKSPIALGYTRGHFSALVAMENDGFDNRGAGANLNTDDDVTVTFLPLVDSERKLLHIHFLSAQEMGNEEQQEKLLREWLDCCVTEGGVLVALQKSSRRRNHPLVTQMVEKWLDGYRQIRPCPSLSDGEEEEDDDDE